From a single Acidobacteriota bacterium genomic region:
- a CDS encoding enoyl-CoA hydratase/isomerase family protein has product MAEQKIEQGKIKVRISGGIGSLSFYHPKGNSLPGDLLRQLAQEITELGRNDEVKVVALYSEREDGPFCAGASFDELLSIESFNQAKEFFMGFAEVILAMKNCPKFVITRVQGKAVGGGVGVVAASDYALASSSASIKLSEFALGFGPFVIGPAVERRIGKAAFTAAAIDTDWREANWAREKGLYSEVFDSFPVLDGAFATLAGRLAESSLDAIRDLKRIFWQGSEDWDRLLPERAELSARLVLTDFTRQKIEAFKNR; this is encoded by the coding sequence ATGGCCGAGCAAAAAATCGAGCAGGGCAAAATCAAGGTCCGCATCTCGGGGGGGATCGGCTCTCTCTCCTTCTATCATCCCAAGGGCAACTCCCTCCCTGGGGATCTGCTGCGCCAGTTGGCCCAGGAGATCACCGAATTGGGCCGGAACGACGAGGTCAAGGTGGTGGCGCTTTACAGCGAGCGCGAGGACGGGCCTTTTTGCGCCGGAGCCTCCTTCGATGAGCTGCTTTCCATCGAGAGTTTCAACCAGGCCAAGGAGTTTTTCATGGGATTTGCCGAGGTGATCCTGGCCATGAAGAACTGCCCCAAGTTCGTCATCACCCGCGTGCAGGGCAAGGCGGTGGGCGGCGGCGTGGGCGTGGTGGCCGCCTCCGACTACGCGCTGGCCTCCTCCAGCGCCTCCATCAAGCTGAGCGAGTTCGCGCTGGGGTTCGGACCCTTCGTCATCGGTCCGGCGGTGGAACGCAGGATAGGCAAGGCCGCCTTCACAGCAGCGGCCATCGACACCGACTGGCGCGAAGCCAACTGGGCCCGCGAAAAAGGACTCTACTCCGAAGTCTTCGACAGTTTTCCGGTGCTCGACGGCGCCTTCGCGACTTTGGCGGGGAGGCTGGCCGAATCCAGCCTCGACGCCATCCGCGACCTCAAGCGGATCTTCTGGCAGGGAAGCGAAGACTGGGACCGTCTTCTCCCCGAACGGGCCGAACTGAGCGCCCGGCTGGTTCTCACCGACTTCACCCGCCAGAAGATCGAGGCCTTCAAAAACCGCTAG
- a CDS encoding DUF6503 family protein: MRLNAVWLVGLLLSGCGGAAEEAQPREAEAPSQEVAASGFSAPIEAAHNAAAWRAKEVFQAGLEISFGGNPIFQGDMLMDVSGAPARLDRQDGASVVYAQGEAWVTPASAEFSQARFHVLTWPYFLAAPFKLNDPGTSIEETGKAMLGDKEYDTAKLTFEAGTGDTPDDWYLLYRDPDSGRLMAMSYIVTYGTSTKEASQDPHLIAYEDFQTVEGIPIPRKWVFWTWREGQGIVGDTPIGQVLLTNPQFLLAASARFQRPQDARKAELPSQ, encoded by the coding sequence ATGCGACTAAATGCAGTTTGGCTGGTAGGTTTGTTGTTGTCAGGTTGCGGAGGTGCGGCTGAGGAGGCGCAGCCGCGGGAGGCTGAAGCGCCTTCGCAAGAAGTTGCCGCCAGCGGTTTTTCGGCTCCCATCGAGGCTGCTCACAATGCCGCCGCCTGGAGGGCGAAGGAGGTCTTCCAGGCCGGGCTCGAGATCAGCTTCGGGGGCAACCCGATCTTTCAGGGCGATATGCTGATGGATGTCTCCGGCGCACCCGCGCGGCTGGACCGTCAGGACGGCGCCAGCGTGGTCTACGCCCAAGGAGAGGCCTGGGTAACGCCGGCATCGGCCGAGTTTTCCCAGGCGCGCTTTCACGTCCTCACCTGGCCCTATTTCCTGGCCGCGCCCTTCAAGCTCAACGACCCCGGCACCAGCATCGAGGAAACCGGCAAGGCCATGCTTGGTGACAAGGAATACGACACAGCCAAACTGACCTTCGAGGCCGGGACCGGCGACACTCCCGACGACTGGTACCTGCTCTACCGCGACCCCGACAGCGGGCGGCTTATGGCCATGTCCTACATCGTCACCTATGGCACCTCCACCAAAGAAGCCTCCCAAGACCCTCATCTCATCGCTTACGAGGACTTCCAGACGGTCGAGGGCATACCCATCCCCCGCAAATGGGTCTTCTGGACCTGGCGCGAGGGCCAAGGCATCGTTGGCGACACCCCCATCGGCCAAGTCCTCCTCACCAACCCCCAGTTCCTGCTGGCCGCCAGCGCCCGCTTCCAGCGTCCCCAGGACGCCCGAAAGGCCGAGCTGCCATCCCAATAA